From the genome of Rhizobium sp. NXC24, one region includes:
- a CDS encoding adenylate/guanylate cyclase domain-containing protein → MVTRAQQIGVVIGLAIVTALTTLRASDPQLLRLARDLTFDQYQRLVPRTFENQPVRVIDIDEASLREFGQWPWPRNRIAALVDKLSDMGASAIAFDVLFAEPDRLSPRNVVRDVSGIDPSLLGKLPDNDEIFSQSLSGKPVVLGFGLSNEGNYLPPVKAGFAYTGESPFGAPPAIKAATPLQPQLEANAAGLGHISLNPGASSAVVRAVPLFLSDGKQLYPNLALEALRVAQGASTYVLDAAPNTPNTLTRVKIGNFVVPVTAAGELWLYVSPDTAERYISAAKVLAPEDASPDIRSAVEGSIVFVGTSASGLQDVRTTALGENVPGVSIHAQIVEQILSGRFLSRPDWADGMEILSIAVLGSLLVILTTFVNPAVALGCGLLITFFALIASWLAFLYGGLLFDPLAPIVAGSITHFAATAFRFLVTDRERRDVRRAFGHYLSPSLLYRIEHTRNALRLGGDERELTVMFVDVRNFTQISEEMTPSALVAFLNTLLDALSHHVIANDGTLDKFIGDSIMAFWNAPVDVSDHAGKAVQAALGMRETLARLNNTDAFGFGDERRVRIGIGIHTGLACVGNMGAETRFNYSAVGDAVNIAARIESACKDINFDILVSEPTASLLSNCALLEAGALTLKGKSMRTKLFAVVGDARLARSADFVELWAMHRRLVAALRTRSTSSRKLVSATKLKAQVVATGLLQEFYGQISRRAGHFIDESADKAADL, encoded by the coding sequence ATGGTGACGCGCGCACAGCAAATTGGCGTCGTTATCGGCCTGGCGATCGTCACAGCGCTGACGACCCTGCGGGCAAGCGATCCTCAATTGCTACGGCTCGCCCGCGATTTGACATTCGACCAGTATCAGCGCCTGGTGCCCCGGACCTTCGAGAACCAGCCTGTCCGGGTCATCGACATAGACGAAGCGTCCCTACGCGAATTCGGTCAATGGCCTTGGCCAAGAAACCGGATTGCCGCCCTTGTGGACAAGCTTTCCGATATGGGCGCGTCCGCCATCGCTTTCGATGTCCTTTTCGCCGAGCCCGACCGCCTGTCTCCTCGCAATGTCGTTCGCGACGTCTCCGGTATCGACCCCTCGCTGCTGGGCAAACTCCCGGATAATGATGAGATTTTTTCCCAATCGCTATCCGGAAAGCCCGTGGTGCTGGGCTTTGGTCTCTCCAACGAGGGAAACTATCTGCCGCCCGTCAAGGCAGGCTTTGCCTATACCGGCGAAAGCCCCTTCGGTGCGCCGCCAGCAATCAAGGCGGCGACGCCGCTGCAGCCGCAATTGGAAGCCAATGCCGCGGGCCTCGGTCATATCAGCCTCAATCCCGGCGCATCATCGGCGGTGGTGCGCGCAGTTCCGCTTTTCCTCAGCGACGGCAAACAGCTTTATCCCAATCTCGCGCTTGAAGCGCTCCGTGTCGCACAGGGAGCCTCCACTTACGTCCTCGACGCAGCGCCGAACACGCCGAATACCCTGACCCGGGTCAAGATCGGTAATTTCGTGGTGCCGGTAACGGCAGCGGGAGAGCTCTGGCTCTATGTCAGCCCCGACACCGCGGAACGGTATATTTCGGCAGCTAAGGTACTCGCGCCAGAAGACGCCTCCCCCGATATCAGAAGCGCGGTAGAAGGCAGTATCGTTTTCGTCGGAACCTCCGCTTCCGGCCTCCAGGATGTCCGCACGACGGCCCTTGGTGAAAACGTGCCGGGTGTCTCCATTCATGCGCAGATCGTCGAGCAGATCCTTTCAGGTCGCTTTCTTTCCCGGCCGGATTGGGCGGATGGGATGGAAATCCTGTCGATTGCCGTCTTGGGCAGCCTTCTGGTGATCCTCACCACCTTCGTCAATCCGGCGGTCGCACTTGGCTGCGGCCTGCTGATTACCTTTTTTGCCCTAATCGCCTCCTGGCTTGCCTTCCTCTATGGCGGACTTCTCTTCGATCCGCTGGCACCGATCGTCGCCGGATCGATTACGCATTTCGCCGCGACGGCATTCCGCTTTCTTGTGACCGACCGGGAGCGGCGCGACGTGCGGCGGGCTTTCGGCCACTATCTCTCGCCGTCGCTGCTCTATCGCATCGAACATACGCGCAATGCCCTGCGCCTTGGAGGAGACGAGCGCGAGCTGACCGTCATGTTCGTTGACGTGCGAAACTTCACCCAGATCAGCGAGGAGATGACCCCAAGCGCCCTCGTCGCATTTCTGAACACGCTGCTCGACGCGCTGAGCCACCATGTCATCGCCAACGACGGCACGCTCGACAAGTTCATCGGGGATTCGATCATGGCCTTCTGGAATGCTCCCGTCGATGTCTCCGACCATGCCGGCAAGGCCGTGCAGGCAGCGCTGGGCATGCGGGAAACACTCGCTCGCCTCAACAACACCGACGCATTCGGTTTCGGGGACGAGCGGCGGGTTAGGATAGGGATCGGCATACATACGGGGCTTGCCTGCGTCGGCAACATGGGTGCCGAGACACGCTTCAATTACTCCGCAGTCGGCGATGCCGTGAACATTGCAGCACGTATCGAATCCGCCTGCAAGGACATCAATTTCGACATTCTGGTATCCGAGCCGACAGCAAGCTTGCTGTCCAATTGCGCTCTGCTCGAGGCGGGAGCGCTGACCCTGAAGGGTAAGAGCATGCGGACCAAACTCTTTGCGGTGGTCGGCGATGCGCGCCTGGCAAGATCGGCCGATTTTGTGGAACTTTGGGCCATGCACAGGCGGCTTGTCGCTGCCCTGCGAACACGCTCGACGAGCAGCCGCAAACTCGTCAGCGCCACAAAGCTCAAGGCGCAGGTCGTGGCGACAGGGCTATTGCAGGAATTTTACGGCCAGATTTCGCGGCGAGCCGGACATTTCATCGACGAATCTGCAGACAAGGCGGCCGACCTCTAG
- a CDS encoding FecR domain-containing protein, with amino-acid sequence MLYPRDTVIAVLGVMLLAPLPSRAAEKVGQAVLIKTEVTGQGGPMEVDDPVHRDEQIRTSLSGLGQFTFRDGTKLAVGAGSSVVIDKFVFDDSGSVKKLTVNAAKGTFRWMSGNSNHSAYQIVTPAGTIGVRGTVFDFYVGSNGTTAVVLLSGAAQFCGAGGCKQLKQQCDCVVAKRNGEISDPRRVNRDVLKTLGNQQALPFLSGDQQLSGRMGFVGGGGCGLSTAMKDRPNGISPRSVPANNPAPAQPNEPSAPSPRAEAPAAPSTPETPSTPNTPDPPSTPDKPGKPHEHDRDDGKHHGHHDHHGKGDHGWGDHSRGDQDDDGDDDGGDHGDHGDHGGGHHHR; translated from the coding sequence ATGTTGTATCCGCGTGACACCGTGATCGCTGTTCTGGGCGTCATGCTGCTCGCGCCCTTGCCTTCGAGAGCCGCCGAGAAGGTCGGCCAGGCGGTGCTGATCAAAACCGAGGTCACGGGCCAAGGCGGCCCGATGGAGGTCGATGATCCCGTCCACCGGGACGAGCAAATTCGCACCTCCCTTTCCGGTCTTGGACAGTTCACATTTAGAGATGGCACGAAACTGGCTGTCGGAGCCGGCTCGTCTGTCGTCATCGACAAATTCGTCTTCGACGACTCGGGCTCTGTCAAAAAGCTGACCGTAAATGCGGCGAAGGGCACTTTTCGCTGGATGAGCGGAAATTCGAACCACTCGGCCTATCAGATCGTGACTCCTGCCGGTACGATCGGCGTGCGCGGGACGGTATTTGATTTCTATGTCGGCTCCAACGGCACGACGGCGGTCGTTCTGTTGAGTGGCGCGGCGCAGTTCTGCGGTGCGGGTGGCTGCAAGCAGTTGAAGCAGCAATGCGACTGCGTCGTTGCCAAACGCAACGGTGAGATCAGCGATCCGCGCCGGGTCAACCGCGACGTTCTCAAGACGCTTGGCAATCAGCAAGCCTTGCCGTTCCTCTCCGGCGATCAACAGCTTTCAGGACGAATGGGCTTTGTCGGGGGCGGCGGATGCGGCCTGTCGACGGCGATGAAAGATCGGCCCAATGGCATATCGCCGCGCAGCGTTCCCGCGAATAATCCCGCTCCAGCACAGCCCAATGAGCCCAGCGCACCGAGCCCGCGGGCCGAGGCGCCGGCTGCGCCAAGTACACCCGAAACACCCAGCACGCCGAACACTCCAGACCCGCCAAGCACACCTGACAAGCCGGGTAAACCTCACGAGCATGACAGGGACGACGGCAAGCATCACGGTCACCACGATCATCACGGCAAAGGCGACCACGGATGGGGTGATCACAGCCGTGGCGACCAAGACGACGATGGCGATGATGATGGCGGCGACCACGGCGATCATGGCGATCACGGCGGCGGGCATCACCATCGGTAG
- the queE gene encoding 7-carboxy-7-deazaguanine synthase QueE translates to MSETRETTIRVSEIFGPTIQGEGILIGLPTVFVRTGGCDYRCSWCDTLHAVDSEYRDQWQPMSVDEIWQEVIRLSGGKPLTVSLSGGNPAIQPLGPLIARGHDQGYRFALETQASIAKDWFADLDVLVLSPKPPSSGMVSDWDALADCLRQAGARPQIALKIVVFDDRDYAYARDAAARFPHLLVYLQPGNHTPPPPEADDASIDIDGIMDRMRWLVDKVTDDRWFEARVLPQLHVLLWGNKRGV, encoded by the coding sequence ATGAGCGAGACGCGCGAAACCACGATCCGCGTCAGCGAGATATTCGGGCCGACAATCCAGGGCGAGGGGATATTGATCGGGCTTCCGACCGTGTTCGTCCGGACCGGGGGGTGCGATTATCGCTGTTCCTGGTGCGATACGCTGCATGCGGTCGACAGCGAATATCGCGATCAATGGCAACCGATGTCGGTTGACGAGATCTGGCAAGAGGTGATCCGGCTTTCCGGAGGCAAGCCGCTAACGGTTTCGCTTTCGGGCGGCAATCCCGCGATTCAGCCCCTCGGGCCGCTGATCGCTCGCGGCCATGACCAAGGCTACAGGTTTGCGCTGGAAACGCAAGCGAGCATCGCGAAGGACTGGTTCGCCGATCTCGACGTGCTGGTGCTAAGCCCGAAGCCGCCTTCGAGCGGCATGGTGTCGGATTGGGATGCGCTTGCCGACTGTCTCCGTCAGGCGGGGGCGAGACCGCAGATCGCCTTGAAAATCGTCGTTTTCGATGACCGCGATTATGCTTATGCGCGCGATGCTGCCGCCCGTTTTCCGCATCTGCTGGTCTATCTGCAGCCCGGCAACCATACGCCGCCTCCGCCTGAAGCGGATGACGCATCGATCGATATCGACGGCATCATGGATCGAATGCGCTGGCTGGTGGACAAGGTGACGGACGATAGATGGTTCGAGGCTCGGGTTCTGCCGCAGTTGCATGTCCTGCTTTGGGGAAACAAACGCGGCGTTTAG
- the queD gene encoding 6-carboxytetrahydropterin synthase QueD, which translates to MFRITKQFHFSASHQLTHLPADHQCARLHGHNYIVEVELSAAELDADGFVRDYHELAPLKRYIDEHFDHRHLNEVLGHDRVTSEYLAKHFYDWCKQRLPETSAVRISETPKTWAEYRP; encoded by the coding sequence ATGTTCCGCATCACCAAGCAATTTCACTTCTCAGCATCGCACCAGCTCACCCACCTTCCTGCCGATCATCAATGTGCCCGGCTACATGGGCACAATTATATCGTCGAGGTAGAGCTTTCGGCTGCCGAGCTCGATGCCGACGGATTCGTCCGCGACTATCATGAGCTTGCGCCACTGAAGCGCTATATCGACGAGCATTTCGACCATCGCCATCTGAACGAGGTTCTCGGCCATGACCGCGTGACGTCGGAATATCTGGCCAAGCATTTCTACGACTGGTGCAAGCAGCGGCTGCCCGAGACTTCGGCGGTGCGCATCAGCGAGACGCCGAAGACCTGGGCGGAATACCGGCCATGA
- the queC gene encoding 7-cyano-7-deazaguanine synthase QueC, producing the protein MTTIVICSGGLDSVSLAHKIAAEHQLIGLVSFDYGQRHRKELDFAAACAQRLGVPHHIIDITAIGRHLTGSALTDNVEVPDGHYAEETMKATVVPNRNAIMLAIAFGLAAAQKADAVAVAVHGGDHFIYPDCRPGFIDAFQQMQNHALDGYASVSLYAPYVTVSKADIVTDGAKNGTPFAETWSCYKGGIRHCGRCGTCVERREAFHLAGVEDPTEYDDPDFWATATASYSAEEVK; encoded by the coding sequence ATGACGACTATCGTCATCTGCTCCGGCGGATTGGACTCCGTTTCGCTCGCCCACAAGATCGCGGCGGAACATCAACTCATCGGCCTCGTCTCGTTCGACTATGGCCAGCGGCATCGTAAGGAGCTGGATTTCGCTGCCGCCTGTGCCCAGCGGCTTGGCGTACCGCATCATATCATCGATATCACCGCGATCGGCAGGCACCTGACCGGATCGGCCTTGACGGATAATGTCGAGGTGCCGGACGGACACTATGCCGAGGAAACGATGAAGGCGACGGTGGTTCCGAACCGCAACGCCATTATGCTCGCCATCGCCTTCGGCCTTGCCGCCGCGCAGAAAGCGGATGCTGTCGCCGTTGCCGTTCATGGCGGCGATCATTTCATCTATCCGGATTGCCGGCCTGGCTTCATCGACGCGTTTCAGCAGATGCAGAACCATGCCCTCGATGGCTATGCCAGCGTTTCGCTCTATGCCCCCTACGTCACCGTCTCCAAGGCCGACATCGTGACCGACGGTGCGAAGAACGGCACGCCGTTTGCCGAGACCTGGTCCTGCTACAAGGGTGGCATTCGTCACTGCGGCCGCTGCGGCACCTGCGTCGAGCGGCGCGAAGCCTTCCATCTCGCCGGTGTCGAAGATCCGACTGAATACGACGATCCGGATTTCTGGGCGACGGCGACGGCAAGCTACTCGGCCGAGGAGGTGAAGTAA
- a CDS encoding SOS response-associated peptidase family protein, translated as MCNLYNVTTNQEAIRQFTRAMIDSIGNLEPSLDVYPDRMGPVVRNTPAGREMAMVRWGLPSSQQALMQAAKKRADKLQAKGIPFDFAQLLKMGPDGGTTNVRNTNSKHWTRWLGVENRCVVPFSRFAEPDYGSRVEGGRVPNAWFAANEEQPLMFFAGIWVAQWRSVRKKRKEKSLPTSTAS; from the coding sequence GTGTGCAATCTGTACAATGTCACGACTAATCAGGAAGCCATCCGACAATTCACCAGGGCGATGATCGACAGCATCGGCAACCTGGAGCCGTCGCTCGACGTCTATCCCGATCGCATGGGGCCAGTCGTTCGAAACACTCCGGCCGGTCGCGAAATGGCGATGGTGCGGTGGGGATTGCCCAGCTCGCAACAGGCGCTCATGCAGGCTGCCAAGAAACGCGCCGACAAGCTGCAGGCAAAAGGCATACCGTTTGACTTCGCGCAACTCCTGAAGATGGGACCGGACGGCGGCACCACCAATGTGCGAAATACCAACAGTAAGCACTGGACACGCTGGCTCGGTGTAGAAAACCGGTGCGTCGTGCCTTTCAGCCGATTTGCCGAGCCCGACTATGGAAGTCGCGTAGAAGGTGGCCGTGTGCCGAACGCCTGGTTTGCAGCCAATGAAGAACAACCACTCATGTTCTTCGCCGGCATATGGGTGGCGCAATGGCGATCGGTGCGGAAGAAAAGGAAGGAGAAATCACTGCCGACTTCTACGGCTTCTTGA
- a CDS encoding SOS response-associated peptidase family protein has protein sequence MAIGAEEKEGEITADFYGFLTTEANRVVGEIHEKAMPVILRNVEEIELWLTASWEEAKRLQRPMPDDELLLLSPESVPA, from the coding sequence ATGGCGATCGGTGCGGAAGAAAAGGAAGGAGAAATCACTGCCGACTTCTACGGCTTCTTGACGACCGAGGCGAACAGGGTCGTCGGTGAAATCCACGAAAAGGCGATGCCGGTCATTCTACGGAATGTGGAAGAGATCGAACTATGGCTGACGGCCTCATGGGAGGAAGCGAAACGGCTGCAGCGTCCAATGCCCGACGATGAACTGCTATTACTTTCGCCAGAGAGCGTGCCCGCATGA
- a CDS encoding CopG family transcriptional regulator, whose protein sequence is MSDWKRNEERPPSDMAGQLEYAADRIGNASRADLQIMLRRAALVIRNATPIGLDGEMEDALRSIAGELGMTRNDIVRHIIKEWLETNAYLPVRELDEDGEVDGTA, encoded by the coding sequence ATGAGTGACTGGAAACGGAATGAAGAACGCCCGCCAAGTGATATGGCGGGGCAACTTGAATATGCAGCCGATCGTATTGGAAATGCCTCTCGTGCTGACCTACAGATTATGTTGCGGCGTGCGGCGCTTGTGATCCGGAACGCAACACCGATCGGCCTGGATGGAGAAATGGAAGACGCATTGCGCTCGATCGCTGGCGAACTCGGTATGACGCGAAACGACATTGTCCGCCACATCATCAAAGAATGGCTGGAGACGAACGCCTATCTGCCGGTGCGGGAACTGGATGAGGATGGCGAGGTGGATGGCACGGCATGA
- a CDS encoding helix-turn-helix transcriptional regulator → MNRRTAAAQVRSARRQQSKQPNIEIQSAHPVDLHVGQQIRIRRIQSNVSLGDLGAGIGVSFQQVQKYENGRNRVSASMLYEVAKRLRVPVAKFFEGLPDPEGAADPQIVTEVDDRIAYISTAEGRRLIEDVLLLPPRVRSRVVALVSSIADEEMEERGEAEY, encoded by the coding sequence ATGAATCGTCGTACAGCCGCCGCACAAGTCCGATCGGCGAGAAGACAGCAAAGCAAGCAGCCGAACATTGAAATCCAGTCCGCGCATCCCGTCGATCTGCATGTCGGACAACAGATCCGTATTCGCCGGATACAATCGAATGTATCGCTCGGCGATCTCGGCGCCGGCATTGGCGTCAGTTTCCAGCAGGTGCAGAAATACGAAAACGGCAGGAACCGCGTCAGCGCCTCCATGCTCTACGAGGTCGCCAAACGGCTGAGGGTGCCTGTCGCCAAATTCTTCGAAGGCCTTCCAGATCCCGAAGGCGCAGCGGACCCGCAAATCGTGACCGAGGTCGATGACCGCATCGCCTACATCTCCACCGCGGAAGGCCGTCGCCTCATCGAGGACGTTCTGCTGCTTCCGCCGCGTGTCCGCAGCCGCGTCGTGGCGCTTGTCAGTTCAATTGCCGATGAAGAGATGGAAGAGAGGGGGGAGGCTGAATATTAG
- a CDS encoding ROK family transcriptional regulator, with product MNDTRPIRAKSGTNHEGTSAHNRRVMIDALRINGALSRADLARATRLTKQTVSNIIDELERDGLVTSQQTVRRGRGQPSTPYVLVPEGAFAIGLQIDRHMTRAIAVDLIGNVLIRLEAKLPSGGPATGAKVILDLVADVRQRLAEVATQSEQRLVGLGAAMPGPFGLAGNGDDPWMMEAWQKFPLLETLAVGTGLDVSIQNDAAAATIAERMVGAAHGLDHAVCLYVGYGIGAGLILGGELYTGAYGNAGEIGMALLTVGGKSTPLEHRASLASLYQHLSLDPADPELYAKIHDLVLADDRRIVEWIEAAASDLRWSVHLIETIFDPQTVILCGSAPRILVDRLITAMGPLLPSIAERRDRTVARLLIGMADPWSVALGAAAGPISLEFDPRYDAILL from the coding sequence ATGAACGATACGCGTCCGATCCGCGCTAAGAGCGGCACCAATCATGAAGGCACCAGTGCCCATAACCGGCGAGTTATGATCGATGCATTGCGCATCAATGGAGCGCTTTCCCGGGCGGATCTGGCGCGCGCGACGCGGCTGACGAAGCAGACGGTTTCCAACATCATCGACGAACTGGAACGCGACGGCCTAGTGACATCGCAGCAAACGGTGCGCAGGGGGCGTGGGCAGCCGTCGACGCCCTATGTTCTGGTCCCGGAAGGTGCATTTGCGATTGGTCTTCAAATCGACCGGCACATGACGAGAGCGATCGCCGTCGATCTCATCGGAAATGTGCTGATCCGGCTGGAGGCGAAGCTTCCCTCGGGTGGACCGGCGACGGGCGCAAAGGTCATACTCGATCTTGTTGCTGATGTCCGGCAGCGATTGGCGGAGGTCGCGACGCAATCCGAGCAGCGGCTGGTCGGCCTCGGTGCGGCAATGCCGGGCCCCTTCGGCCTTGCGGGCAACGGCGATGATCCCTGGATGATGGAGGCTTGGCAGAAGTTTCCGTTGCTTGAAACCCTCGCCGTCGGCACGGGCCTCGACGTCAGCATCCAAAACGACGCGGCCGCGGCGACGATTGCCGAACGAATGGTCGGAGCGGCCCACGGGCTGGATCACGCGGTTTGCCTCTATGTCGGCTACGGCATCGGTGCCGGCCTCATTCTCGGCGGCGAGCTCTATACCGGCGCGTACGGCAATGCCGGCGAAATCGGGATGGCCTTGCTCACGGTCGGAGGCAAGTCGACCCCGCTCGAGCATCGCGCGTCGCTCGCTTCACTCTATCAACATCTGTCTCTCGATCCGGCCGATCCGGAGCTTTATGCCAAGATCCATGATCTGGTATTGGCCGATGATCGCAGGATCGTTGAATGGATCGAAGCCGCTGCCTCGGATCTCAGATGGAGCGTGCATCTGATCGAAACCATCTTCGATCCGCAGACCGTCATTTTATGCGGCAGCGCACCGCGGATTTTGGTGGACCGGCTCATCACGGCCATGGGGCCGTTGCTGCCGTCGATCGCCGAGCGTCGGGATCGTACGGTTGCGCGCCTGCTGATCGGGATGGCCGACCCTTGGTCCGTCGCACTCGGAGCGGCCGCTGGACCGATCAGCCTTGAATTCGATCCGCGCTATGACGCGATTTTATTGTAA
- a CDS encoding extracellular solute-binding protein, producing the protein MLKSISKTLFGAALIGASFASHAFAETTINALFMAQAAYSEADVRAMTDAFTKANPDIKVNLEFVPYEGLHDKTVLAQGSGGGYDVVLFDVIWPAEYATNKVLVDVSSRITDDMKKGVLPGAWTTVQYDGKYFGMPWILDTKYLFYNKEILEKAGIKAPPKTWDELTEQAKAIKDKGLLATPIAWSWSQAEAAICDYTTLVSAYKGDFLKDGKPAFQTGGGLDALKYMVSSYKSGLTNPNSKEFLEEDVRKVFENGDAAFALNWTYMYNMANDPKDSKVAGKVGVVPAPGVAGKSEASAVNGSMGLGITSASKHPDEAWKYISFMTSQATQNQYAKLSLPIWASSYADPAVTKGQEELIAAAKVGLAAMYPRPTTPKYQELSTALQQAIQESLLGQSSPEDALKSAADNSGL; encoded by the coding sequence ATGTTGAAATCCATAAGCAAGACGTTGTTCGGAGCCGCGCTGATCGGCGCATCCTTCGCATCGCATGCATTTGCCGAAACGACGATCAACGCACTTTTCATGGCCCAGGCCGCCTATAGCGAAGCCGACGTGCGCGCCATGACCGATGCCTTCACCAAGGCTAATCCCGATATCAAGGTCAATCTCGAATTCGTTCCCTATGAGGGCCTGCACGACAAGACCGTGCTGGCACAGGGCTCCGGCGGCGGCTATGACGTCGTCCTCTTCGACGTGATCTGGCCGGCGGAATACGCGACGAACAAAGTGCTCGTCGACGTGTCCTCGCGCATCACCGACGATATGAAGAAGGGCGTTTTGCCCGGCGCCTGGACCACCGTTCAGTACGACGGCAAATATTTCGGCATGCCGTGGATTCTCGATACGAAATACCTGTTCTACAACAAGGAAATCCTCGAAAAGGCCGGCATCAAGGCCCCGCCGAAAACCTGGGACGAGCTGACCGAACAGGCAAAGGCCATCAAGGACAAGGGCCTGCTCGCAACGCCGATCGCCTGGAGCTGGTCACAGGCCGAAGCCGCGATCTGCGACTACACGACACTCGTCAGCGCCTATAAGGGTGATTTCCTGAAGGACGGCAAGCCAGCCTTCCAGACCGGTGGCGGCCTTGACGCCCTGAAATACATGGTTTCGAGCTACAAGTCCGGCCTCACCAATCCGAATTCCAAGGAATTCCTGGAGGAGGATGTCCGCAAGGTCTTCGAAAACGGCGATGCCGCTTTCGCGCTGAATTGGACCTACATGTACAATATGGCGAACGATCCGAAGGACAGCAAAGTGGCCGGCAAGGTCGGTGTCGTACCGGCGCCGGGCGTTGCAGGTAAGAGCGAAGCCTCTGCCGTGAACGGTTCGATGGGCCTCGGCATCACCTCCGCCAGCAAGCATCCGGACGAAGCCTGGAAATACATCAGCTTCATGACCTCGCAGGCGACCCAGAACCAGTACGCCAAGCTCAGTCTGCCGATCTGGGCATCCTCCTATGCAGATCCGGCTGTCACCAAGGGACAGGAAGAACTGATCGCGGCAGCAAAGGTTGGCCTTGCAGCCATGTACCCGCGTCCGACGACGCCGAAATATCAGGAGCTTTCGACAGCACTTCAGCAGGCGATCCAGGAATCGCTGCTCGGCCAGTCCTCGCCGGAAGATGCGTTGAAATCGGCTGCCGACAACAGCGGTCTCTAA
- a CDS encoding sugar ABC transporter permease gives MSGTWMTTRAWLLMLPLLVVMIAVIGWPLVDTVRLSFTDAKLVGTEGNFVGIDNYTKMISGSNFQRTLVTTALFAIISVAAEMVIGVLAALLLNQEFRGRTALRALMILPWALPTVVNATLWRLIYNPEYGALNAALTQLGLIDAYRSWLGEPGTALSALIVADCWKNFPLVALIALAALQAVPRDITAASLVDGAGPIARFRFVILPYLAGPLMVALVLRTIEAFKVFDIIWVMTRGGPANSTRTLSILVYQEAFSFQRAGSGASLALMVTLLVTVLAAGYAALVRKTVGSAA, from the coding sequence ATGTCCGGCACCTGGATGACAACCCGCGCGTGGCTTTTGATGCTGCCGCTCCTTGTGGTGATGATCGCCGTCATCGGATGGCCCCTGGTGGATACCGTCCGTCTCTCCTTCACCGATGCCAAGCTCGTCGGCACCGAAGGCAATTTCGTCGGGATCGATAACTACACGAAGATGATCTCCGGTTCGAATTTCCAGCGGACCCTCGTCACGACCGCCTTGTTTGCGATCATTTCCGTTGCCGCCGAGATGGTGATCGGCGTGCTAGCCGCATTGCTGCTCAATCAGGAATTCCGCGGCCGCACTGCGCTTCGCGCATTGATGATCCTGCCTTGGGCCCTGCCGACCGTCGTGAACGCAACGCTCTGGCGGCTGATCTATAATCCGGAATATGGCGCCTTGAACGCGGCGCTGACGCAGCTTGGCCTGATCGATGCTTATCGCTCCTGGCTGGGAGAGCCCGGCACCGCACTTTCGGCATTGATCGTCGCCGATTGCTGGAAGAACTTTCCTCTCGTCGCGCTGATTGCACTGGCGGCGTTGCAAGCGGTTCCGCGCGATATCACCGCCGCCTCGCTGGTCGACGGCGCCGGACCGATCGCCCGCTTTCGCTTTGTGATCCTGCCCTATCTCGCGGGACCGCTGATGGTGGCACTGGTGCTGCGAACCATCGAAGCCTTCAAGGTCTTCGACATCATCTGGGTTATGACGCGCGGCGGCCCGGCCAACAGCACGCGCACATTGTCGATCCTCGTCTATCAGGAGGCTTTCTCCTTTCAGCGCGCCGGATCCGGCGCGTCGCTGGCGCTGATGGTGACGCTGCTGGTGACCGTGCTCGCCGCCGGCTATGCCGCATTGGTGCGCAAGACAGTGGGGAGTGCTGCCTGA